From Ignavibacterium sp.:
TCACTTATGATTGGTTATGGAGTAAACTGCATTACGCCAAAACTTGGTGAAGTAACCAGAGCAGTATTATTCGGAAGGTGGGAAGGTCTTTCCCGTTCATCAATGTTTGGAACGGTTATACTTGAAAGAATTATTGATATAATAGCTTTAGCTTCTTCGGTTTTGATTGCAATCATAATATCAACGGAAAATATCCGTGAAAGTTTTCCTTGGCTTCTTACAACACTTTATGTTTCAGCCGTTTTGATATTCATATTCATTTTATTTCTTTATTTCATTTTAAGGTATGAAGAAAAATTTTCTAAATGGATAATAAAACTTTTAAATCGGTTTTCTCATTCAATGGCTGACAAAGTTGCTTATATCTTTTCTATGCTTACACAAGGGTTTTTCAGTCTTAAAGGAAGAAAAAATTATTACATAACTTTTCTGCTTTCAGCATTGATAATTATAGTTTATGCTCTTACTTCCTATGTCGGATTGCTGATGTTAAATATGCAACATATTCAACCGGTTACATTCACAATGGGTTGGGTTCTGATGAGTATCAGTTCAATCGGAGTAATAATCCCAACTCCGGGCAGCACAGGGTCATATCACACATTGGCAAAATCAACTTTAGTTCTTCTTTATGGATTTAGCGAAACAGTAAGTGCAGCTTATGCATTTTTAACTCACATCATATCTTACATTTTATTTATCTTAACATCAGTGGTCATATACTTTCTGTTTTACAAAAAGAACCACTCGCTTGCAGAAATCTCGAAAAGTCAGATTGAGGAATTATGAAATTAAAGAGAGTTTTTTTTATTGTAATAATTTTCTATTCAAATGTTTTTCTCAGTGCTCAGCAAAACCAACTTCGTGCAAGTATGGGAATTGATTTTATTAATACTCCTTCTCTCATTGATTATATCAATCAAAGCAATTTTGCTTCTGATGGAAGTCAGTTACCGACTTTTAATACCGCAGTTAATTTTTCCGGAGAGTATGGAAGACTACTAAACGATAACTTTCAGCTTTCATTTGAACTGGCTTATCTGATTTATTCTTATAATGCAAGTAACATCAATGGTAGATATGATATTTCTTATGATTTAATGATGCCTTCAGTTCTTGCGTTTTATGTGTTAAGTGGGCGAGGTTATAACTTTAAATTTGGTGGTGGTGCTGGTTTAAGATTCATTTCAGTTGATGAAACATTACCGGCTTCAGCAAGGTCAGATAAATATACTTCAACAGGATTTGGTGCAATAATTCGCGCAGAAGGAAATACATTACTGAGTGGAAATGTATATGCAAATGTTATTGCTGATATAAGATATGATTTAAATGGAGAACCAAGCGGAAATCCAGGTAATCTGCGTAATAATGTTCTTAATGAAAATGTAAATTTCAATTCGCTTTCAGTTGGAATCAAACTGGGAGTTTCATATTTCTTTTAGGAGGTTTTATTGAATTTTCTTGATGCAGCTTTTCTAGGGCTTATCCAGGGCTTAACTGAATTTTTACCAATCAGCTCAACAGGGCACTTAACACTTGCAGGAAAATTACTTAATCTAATTTCAGAAGAACATCCTGAACATTGGACAGCTTTTATTGCAGTAATACAATTAGGAACATTGCTGGCTGTATTGATTTATTTTTTTAATGACCTGATTGCAATTGTAAGGGATTTTGTAAATGATAATCTTATTAACAGAAAAAAATTTATCAGTCAGAATTTAAATTCAAAGTTAGGTTGGTTAATTATAGTTGGAACAATTCCGATTGTAGTAATTGGATTATTATTCAAAGATCAGATTGAAGGTGCGTTTACAAAAAATCTTTATGTAATTTCATCAAGTCTGATTATTCTGGCTCTTATTTTATTTGTTGCAGAAAAAATTTCGCGGTTTAAAAAAGATATAAGTGATGTCACAGTCTTTGATTCTATTATGATAGGAATTGCGCAGGCAGTTTCTTTGATTCCAGGTTCATCAAGATCGGGAACAACCATTACGGCCGGTTTATTCCTTGGATTAAAGCGTGATGTTGCTGCCAGATTTTCTTTTTTATTAAGTGTGCCCGCTGTGCTAGCAAGTGGCTTACTTCAATTATATGAAGCATCATCTTTTATTAATAATGCAATGATTTTAAATATGATAATTGCAACAATTGTAAGTGCTGTAAGCGGATACATTGCAATAGATTTTTTAATAAAGTTCCTTAAAAAAAATTCCACAATGGTTTTTATAATTTACCGGATAATTTTAGGCATATCTATTTTAATCTTAATATCGCAAAATATAATTAAACCATAAGGAGGTCAGATGAAAAAAATAATTTTTGCTCTTGTTTTAATTTTTGTGGCAAATCAAATTTTATTTTCACAACAAAAAAAGGATAAAAAGAAAATGGTTGACTCAATGACTGTTGCAATTATTCAGACTAATATGGGAACAATTGAACTTGAATTATTTGCGGATAAAACTCCTAAAACTGTTGAGAACTTTGTTGGTCTTGCAAATAAAGGTTATTACAACGGTGTGATATTTCACAGAGTTATTGATAATTTTATGATTCAGGGCGGTGACCCAACAGGAACAGGAAGAGGCGGACAAAGTTTGTGGGGCGGAAAATTTGAAGATGAGTTTGTTCCTGAACTTAAACACGATAGCGAAGGTATTCTTTCAATGGCTAATGCCGGACCAAATACAAATGGTAGTCAGTTTTTCATCACACTTGTTCCAACTCCCTGGCTCGATGGCAGACATACCGTATTTGGAAAAGTAATTAAAGGAATGGATGTAGTAAAAGCAATTGGTAAGGTTCCGAGAAATCAGCAAGACAGACCGTTGAAAGATGTTGTAATGGAAAAGGTAACGATTGAAAAAAGACCGAAGCAAGCTCCAAAGAAATAATCATACTTAAAAAAGATTGTAAGAATGAAGCAACAGGAATTTTTCTCAACACGATGGGCGTTAATTATTTCTGTTCTCGGAATCGCTGTTGGTACAGGTAATATCTGGCGTTTCTCGAGAGTTGTTGCTCAGAACGGCGGAGGTTCATTTCTTATTCCGTGGGTAATTTTTCTGTTGCTTTGGTCAGTGCCTTTAATAATTGCAGAGTTTGCAATTGGAAAATATAGTCGGCTAGGTCCAATCGGTGCGATGGGGAAAATTGCCGGAAAAAATTTTTCCTGGATGGGAGCCTTTATTGTTATGGTCGCAACCGGAATAATGTTTTATTATTCCGTTGTAACCGGTTGGTGTCTCAGATATTTCCTTTCTGCGGCTTCCGGAAATCTGATGCAGGTGGATAACCATCTTGATTACTGGAATCAATTTGCTTCCGGTTATCTTCCTTTGGTTTTTCATCTGATTGCAATTGGAATTGTCTCTTTTGTGGTATTCAGGGGAATCACAAACGGAATAGAAAAGTTTTCCAAAGTACTTGTTCCAACTCTGCTGATTATTTTATTTGGATTATTTGTTCGTGCAATTACACTTCCCGGTGCAATTGAAGGAATAAAATATTTTTTTACTCCGGATTTAAACATCATACTCGATTATAAAGTCTGGTTGAATGCTCTGACACAAAATGCCTGGGACACAGGTGCCGGTTGGGGTTTGATTATGACTTATGCAATTTATATGCGGCATAAAGAAGATATTTCTCTGAATGCTTCATTAATTGCTTTTGGAAATAATAGTATCTCACTTGTGGCAGGCATAACAATTTTCTCTACAGTCTTTGCACTTAGTACTGTTGATGGAAATTCGAATGCTTTGCAACAAATTTCTCAGAGCGGACCAGCAAATACAGGTTTAACTTTTATTTATCTTCCTAAATTATTCGGGCAATTATCAGAAAGTGTTTTTATCAATTCCATCTTTGCATCAGCATTTTTTCTTGCTTTGTTTTTTGCAGCTCTCACATCTCTTATTTCGATGGTTGAACTTGCAACCAGAACGCTAATTGATTTTGGTGTTGGAAGAAGAAAAGCAATCATCTTTGTTTCAGTAATTGCATTTTTATTTGGATTGCCTTCAGCAATAAATATGGACTTTTTGATTAATCAGGATTGGGTTTGGGGAGTTGGACTTTTATTGAGCGGTGCTTTTATAGCTTTTGCAATAATTAAGTTTGGAGTAAACAGATTCAGAAATGAAGTTATTAACGGAATCGGAAGTGATGTTAAAATTGGTAAGTGGTATAATATTGTTATAAAATATTTGGTTCCAGTGCAGGTTATTGCCTTGGTGAGCTGGTGGTTAGTTTCTTCAGTATCGTGGGACCCTGAATGGTGGAATCCTTTCCACACAGAAAATGCTGGCACAGCATTATTCCAATGGTTGATTGTTATAACAGTCTTTTTAATTTTTAATAAGCGTATGTATCATAAAACCGTTGAGAATAATAAATGAGAATTGAAACTATCATCACAGCAGTTATTGTACTTAGTATTGTTTGGGGCGGATTGATTTATTTTATTCGCAGAGCATTATTTTATGAAAGACAGAAATCACTGAATGGCAAAGACTAAATTCTTATCAGTGTTTGATATTCCAAAAGATATTAAGACAAACGGTCTTAAACCAATTTATTATGTCTTTGGCGAAGACACATTCAGTTTTGATTATGCTAAATCTGTTATTGAAAAAGCAGTAACACCGCTTCTTGCTTCAGAGTTTGACAAAGAAACTTACTACGGTAGTAAAAATTCTTTTACAGAAATTTTATCCGCTGCATCAACTTTTCCTTTTGGAGATGGTAAAAAATTTTTAATCGTAAAAAATGCTGAGAAACCAAAAGACAAAGACAAACTTGCTGAATATGCTGCGTCTCCTTCTGAGTTCACTGTTATATTACTTCTGCATGAAGGTTCTATAACAAAACCTGATTCTGAGCCGTATAAAACTCTTAACAAGTTAGGTGAGATATTTGAATCAAAAGAAATGAAAGGTGATGCTTTAGTTGAATGGGTTAAATCTTATGTTAAAGAAAATCAAAGAAATATTTCTGATGAGAACGCTCAGTTATTAATTGATATTGTTGGTGAAAATCGCTCTCTGATTGAATTACAGTTGGAGAAAATTTTTCTTTTCCTGAATGATAAAAAAGAAGTTACACTTGAAAGTATTCAACAACTTGCAACTGAATTAAAACAATTCAATATTTTTGATTTGATAAATTCAATTGGAAGAAAAGAAAAATCCAAAGCTCTGGAGATAGCTTTTAATCTTTATGAATCAGGTACTGATATGATTCAGATTATCGGAATGCTTAATCGTTACTTCAGTGCGCTTGCTAAGATTGATGAACTTAATGCATTAAAAATATCGGATCAGGAAGCAGCCAGAATTGTTGGTACTCATCCTTTCTATTATAAAAATTATGTTGAAGCCCGCAAAAGATACGATCTCAATGCTATTACAAATGCTTTCAGAGCTTTGTTTAATGCAGATCTTACTATTAAAACAAGTCCGCTGGATCAGAAAACAGTTCTTACAATGCTAATTGCAGAAATAATTCCGGATTGAAAGAATGAAAGGTTAAATGAATGATTGATTGAATGAGTGAATTGATGAGTTGTTGAATGATTGATTGAATGGATGAATCGGTGAATGATTGGATTAATACAGAAAGTAAAAATTATAATTTAGCGAGCTTATAATTTTTGAAAGCAAAATAAATTTCTTTAGCAGCAGTTTTGATTACTGTTGCGGTCGGAACAGCAAGCAACATTCCTAATAATCCAAATAACTGACTACCTGCTATAATCAAAAGGATAATTGCGATAGGATGCATATCAACACTCTTTGAAAAAACATAAGGTTGAACAACGCCATTATCAACTGTATAAGTCAGAGCCACAAGAAGAATTATTAACGGAATCTGAGATAGATCACCTATGTAAATAACAGATATAATCATTGCCGGAACACCACCGATAACCGGGCCGAAGTAAGGAATTAAATGACCAAGTCCGGCTATTACACCCAGAGGCAAAGCGTTAGGAATTCCGATAAACCAGAAACCAAATCCCAAAACAACACCGACAAAAGTAGCGTCAAAAATCCAACCGCGGACAAATCTGCCCAACTGCAAAGTAACTCTTTTCAAAATCCAGTAAGCCGGTTCAAAAAATTTATTTGGTGCAAGGTGAATTAATTCTCTCTTAATCTTATTGCTGTCTTTTAATAAGAAGAAAGAAATAAAAGGTACTATAACAAGTACGGCAACAATGGAGACCAATCCACTTACATATTCATAAAAATGAGAAACAGTATTTGCTAATTGAGACGATATAAAATTCTGAATTCGGTTCGAAATTTCGCCTTTACTAAAGAATGGAAATACTCTGAGAATTTTAGCTTCAAGAACTTTTAATTCTTCATTGAAAGAGAATCCTCTTAACGATGTTATCAATTGATCCATCTGATAAATTAATTTCGGAATTACTACCGACAGAGCAAGATAAATAATAAAACCAAAGGCGATAAATACAATCAAAGTGGAAAAAGTTCTGTTAATACCTTGTTCTTCCAGCTGATGAACAAATGGTTCAAGTATCAATGAAAGCAAAATTGATATCGCAAGAATTATGAAAATATCAATTATCAGATAAGCGAAATAAAGAAGTATTCCAATTGCAAGTATCAGAAGAAATGTTCTTGAAAATTTTTTAAGAACAGTTTCAGACATCAGACAGCCTCAATTCTTTTTATGCCCGGAACTTCACGCATCAAAGCTCTTTCAATGCCTGCTCTTAATGTCATAACAGAAAGAGGACATTGTTCACAAGCTCCGATTAAACGGACTTTGACAATTCCATCCTGACTGATTTCAACCAATTCAACATCTCCATTATCTGCCTGAAGAAATGGTCTGATAGAATTGAGAGCTTTTTGTAGTGAGCTTTCCGAAATCATTGTAATGAATGAAAATGTTCTGAAAAATAAATTGTTCTTATACGAAAAATAGCTAAATCCGGTTAAAGGTTAACCTGTCACTCAAAGTATAATTTCAATCTTATCATCCTGACTTGCATTACGGATATTCACTTGTTCAGTAAGTTTTCTGGAAATATCCATCATAATTTTTGCATATTCAGAATCAGGTTGATCATAAACCATCGGTGTTCCGTTATCTCCACCTTCTCTGATTCTTGGGTCAATTGGAATACCGCCAAGAAATTCAACTTTAAGTTCTTTGGAAATTCTTTCTCCACCACCGCTCCCGAAAATATCATATTTTTTTCCGGTGTCTGGTGCAATGAAGTAACTCATATTTTCAATTACTCCAAGCACCGGAACATTAACACGGTTGAACATCATTAAAGCTTTGCGGGCATCAATTAAAGATACTTCCTGCGGAGTAGTAACAATAACAGCTCCTGTTAAAGGAATTGTTTGAACTAAAGTCAAT
This genomic window contains:
- a CDS encoding lysylphosphatidylglycerol synthase transmembrane domain-containing protein, whose amino-acid sequence is MTSDKSKKILSFRSFLNYFLSFLLAVIFLYIAFHDVDFDEVLEIASNANLFWMIIFISLFYLGHLLRAYRWKFILLSVKPDTKFSHLFGSLMIGYGVNCITPKLGEVTRAVLFGRWEGLSRSSMFGTVILERIIDIIALASSVLIAIIISTENIRESFPWLLTTLYVSAVLIFIFILFLYFILRYEEKFSKWIIKLLNRFSHSMADKVAYIFSMLTQGFFSLKGRKNYYITFLLSALIIIVYALTSYVGLLMLNMQHIQPVTFTMGWVLMSISSIGVIIPTPGSTGSYHTLAKSTLVLLYGFSETVSAAYAFLTHIISYILFILTSVVIYFLFYKKNHSLAEISKSQIEEL
- the uppP gene encoding undecaprenyl-diphosphatase UppP produces the protein MNFLDAAFLGLIQGLTEFLPISSTGHLTLAGKLLNLISEEHPEHWTAFIAVIQLGTLLAVLIYFFNDLIAIVRDFVNDNLINRKKFISQNLNSKLGWLIIVGTIPIVVIGLLFKDQIEGAFTKNLYVISSSLIILALILFVAEKISRFKKDISDVTVFDSIMIGIAQAVSLIPGSSRSGTTITAGLFLGLKRDVAARFSFLLSVPAVLASGLLQLYEASSFINNAMILNMIIATIVSAVSGYIAIDFLIKFLKKNSTMVFIIYRIILGISILILISQNIIKP
- a CDS encoding peptidylprolyl isomerase, which codes for MKKIIFALVLIFVANQILFSQQKKDKKKMVDSMTVAIIQTNMGTIELELFADKTPKTVENFVGLANKGYYNGVIFHRVIDNFMIQGGDPTGTGRGGQSLWGGKFEDEFVPELKHDSEGILSMANAGPNTNGSQFFITLVPTPWLDGRHTVFGKVIKGMDVVKAIGKVPRNQQDRPLKDVVMEKVTIEKRPKQAPKK
- a CDS encoding sodium-dependent transporter translates to MKQQEFFSTRWALIISVLGIAVGTGNIWRFSRVVAQNGGGSFLIPWVIFLLLWSVPLIIAEFAIGKYSRLGPIGAMGKIAGKNFSWMGAFIVMVATGIMFYYSVVTGWCLRYFLSAASGNLMQVDNHLDYWNQFASGYLPLVFHLIAIGIVSFVVFRGITNGIEKFSKVLVPTLLIILFGLFVRAITLPGAIEGIKYFFTPDLNIILDYKVWLNALTQNAWDTGAGWGLIMTYAIYMRHKEDISLNASLIAFGNNSISLVAGITIFSTVFALSTVDGNSNALQQISQSGPANTGLTFIYLPKLFGQLSESVFINSIFASAFFLALFFAALTSLISMVELATRTLIDFGVGRRKAIIFVSVIAFLFGLPSAINMDFLINQDWVWGVGLLLSGAFIAFAIIKFGVNRFRNEVINGIGSDVKIGKWYNIVIKYLVPVQVIALVSWWLVSSVSWDPEWWNPFHTENAGTALFQWLIVITVFLIFNKRMYHKTVENNK
- a CDS encoding MetS family NSS transporter small subunit, which encodes MRIETIITAVIVLSIVWGGLIYFIRRALFYERQKSLNGKD
- the holA gene encoding DNA polymerase III subunit delta, translated to MAKTKFLSVFDIPKDIKTNGLKPIYYVFGEDTFSFDYAKSVIEKAVTPLLASEFDKETYYGSKNSFTEILSAASTFPFGDGKKFLIVKNAEKPKDKDKLAEYAASPSEFTVILLLHEGSITKPDSEPYKTLNKLGEIFESKEMKGDALVEWVKSYVKENQRNISDENAQLLIDIVGENRSLIELQLEKIFLFLNDKKEVTLESIQQLATELKQFNIFDLINSIGRKEKSKALEIAFNLYESGTDMIQIIGMLNRYFSALAKIDELNALKISDQEAARIVGTHPFYYKNYVEARKRYDLNAITNAFRALFNADLTIKTSPLDQKTVLTMLIAEIIPD
- a CDS encoding AI-2E family transporter; the protein is MSETVLKKFSRTFLLILAIGILLYFAYLIIDIFIILAISILLSLILEPFVHQLEEQGINRTFSTLIVFIAFGFIIYLALSVVIPKLIYQMDQLITSLRGFSFNEELKVLEAKILRVFPFFSKGEISNRIQNFISSQLANTVSHFYEYVSGLVSIVAVLVIVPFISFFLLKDSNKIKRELIHLAPNKFFEPAYWILKRVTLQLGRFVRGWIFDATFVGVVLGFGFWFIGIPNALPLGVIAGLGHLIPYFGPVIGGVPAMIISVIYIGDLSQIPLIILLVALTYTVDNGVVQPYVFSKSVDMHPIAIILLIIAGSQLFGLLGMLLAVPTATVIKTAAKEIYFAFKNYKLAKL
- a CDS encoding NifU family protein, translated to MISESSLQKALNSIRPFLQADNGDVELVEISQDGIVKVRLIGACEQCPLSVMTLRAGIERALMREVPGIKRIEAV